In a single window of the Terriglobia bacterium genome:
- a CDS encoding response regulator transcription factor produces the protein MSADRQGIRILVVEQHAMFREALRNLLDQQPGLCVIGEAADGREAVEQVNKLHPDILLLDLITSYLPGMEALRRVAGNSHRVRTIVLADTSEKHHVVEALKLGARGVVPKQTTAQLLVKGIRAVAAGEYWVGHDSMCDVIEYLQTPPAAESEAAKTNGRHLTVREVDVVNSIVDGYTNKDIALKFQISEQTVKHHLTNIFEKVGVSNRLELALHAMHQDL, from the coding sequence ATGAGTGCTGATCGCCAGGGAATCCGGATTCTCGTTGTGGAGCAACACGCCATGTTTCGTGAAGCGCTGCGGAACCTGCTGGATCAGCAGCCGGGCCTTTGCGTCATCGGCGAAGCGGCCGATGGCAGGGAAGCAGTGGAGCAGGTGAACAAGCTCCATCCGGACATTCTGCTGCTGGATCTGATCACATCGTACCTGCCCGGGATGGAGGCCCTGCGCCGGGTTGCCGGGAACTCGCACCGGGTACGCACCATCGTTCTGGCCGACACCTCCGAAAAACATCACGTCGTCGAGGCGCTGAAGCTCGGGGCGCGCGGCGTGGTGCCCAAGCAAACAACCGCGCAACTCCTCGTCAAAGGCATCCGCGCCGTGGCTGCGGGTGAGTATTGGGTGGGGCACGACAGCATGTGTGACGTCATCGAATACCTCCAGACTCCTCCTGCGGCGGAATCCGAGGCGGCGAAAACCAACGGGCGCCATCTGACGGTGCGCGAGGTCGACGTCGTGAATTCGATCGTGGACGGTTACACCAACAAGGATATCGCGCTCAAGTTCCAGATCAGCGAGCAGACCGTGAAGCACCACCTGACGAACATCTTCGAGAAGGTCGGCGTCTCAAACCGCCTGGAACTCGCCCTCCACGCCATGCACCAGGACCTCTAG
- a CDS encoding PilZ domain-containing protein, which yields MRDREQALTYALLSGSEVMPQNTTSQASTLKPRAQRFPIQTPLRYRESGASDWIDSRTINISRSGLLFHAPVALAPKTMLEMQILFPSEITGGSPANVVCLGPVVRTEPSAVPDVHPSLAAAIMQYRFKRS from the coding sequence ATGCGAGATCGGGAGCAAGCGCTCACTTATGCTCTTCTGAGCGGGTCCGAGGTCATGCCGCAGAACACCACGTCCCAAGCAAGCACACTGAAGCCGAGAGCTCAACGGTTTCCAATTCAAACGCCGTTGCGTTACCGTGAGAGCGGCGCAAGCGACTGGATCGACAGCCGGACCATCAATATCAGCCGGTCGGGTCTTCTGTTTCACGCGCCGGTCGCGCTCGCGCCCAAGACGATGCTCGAGATGCAGATTCTCTTTCCCTCCGAGATCACCGGGGGGAGCCCGGCGAACGTCGTCTGCCTGGGACCGGTTGTGCGCACAGAGCCATCCGCGGTGCCCGACGTTCATCCCTCCCTGGCGGCCGCCATCATGCAGTACCGCTTCAAGCGCAGCTGA
- a CDS encoding polysaccharide biosynthesis/export family protein, whose protein sequence is MREIISRRLCKSLFFLGVLLALPVAVAKQDARKQQVDAAAPANNRPEPLYVIQPNDVLEIFVWKEPELTRKVLVRPDGRISFPLVQDMQAAGISPGELKDKIEGKLKEYLNAPAVTIIVEAIRSYVVYVVGKVQKPGAVVLEKQVTVLQALALAGGFQDFAKDSEITVIRNLGKENVVFEFNYRDVIKGRQPEQNILLRSGDVVVVP, encoded by the coding sequence ATGAGAGAAATAATCAGCCGCCGGTTATGCAAATCCCTATTCTTCCTCGGCGTCCTTCTGGCCTTGCCTGTGGCGGTCGCGAAGCAGGACGCTCGCAAGCAGCAGGTCGACGCCGCAGCGCCTGCGAATAACCGTCCGGAGCCCCTGTACGTGATCCAGCCCAACGATGTTCTGGAGATCTTCGTCTGGAAAGAGCCGGAATTGACGCGCAAGGTCCTGGTCAGGCCCGACGGGCGGATTTCTTTCCCGCTCGTTCAGGACATGCAGGCCGCCGGCATCAGCCCGGGCGAGTTGAAAGACAAGATCGAGGGCAAGCTGAAGGAGTATCTGAACGCCCCCGCCGTCACCATCATCGTCGAAGCGATCCGGAGTTACGTAGTCTATGTCGTGGGCAAGGTGCAGAAACCGGGTGCCGTGGTCCTGGAAAAACAGGTGACGGTTTTGCAGGCCCTCGCCCTGGCCGGCGGCTTTCAGGATTTTGCCAAAGACTCGGAGATCACGGTCATCAGGAACCTGGGGAAAGAAAACGTCGTCTTCGAGTTCAACTACCGGGACGTGATCAAAGGCAGGCAGCCGGAACAGAACATCCTGCTGCGATCGGGCGATGTCGTAGTCGTCCCTTAG